The proteins below come from a single Mercenaria mercenaria strain notata chromosome 3, MADL_Memer_1, whole genome shotgun sequence genomic window:
- the LOC123525445 gene encoding chromosome partition protein Smc-like isoform X2, with amino-acid sequence MTKRSERYVPKKPLPLIKIGSAMATGGTVMAPGDKIDSSRDKLGIQGHGLMTTCSHDGSLGVPSSEPSPSVSRPSTATSGDSPAEGISSISMPPEAVGVLETVINMNKALEQQIDALRMRLTVEAKNHDTEKYKIIKEKERELDKKEDEIIDLKDSLVHRDERVTVLVKEGHEKDFQIQQKEKEINDLKELVKQTEGYAEQLQKRVGRLKDDKNKLESDSAYKEQSEEIRKLKHEIVSMKEKVASMERELGRARLVIDQQNTKIKGLEAEKGAISEKFKEELERAGRAMRSEVERMREVMKQQYMEMRNLREQNFEISSDVRDIKDILLKGTIKQEPEIKTKTTEKIDVNNFKSPRPMHKSPNFGMRMPLTSRQAPPPKPNGAVRTSMPTMSTTRGTTQGKTQGLPPITKPSENTTGKWIPAGGTHKQATLNVRSAKGGRR; translated from the exons GATCTGCCATGGCGACGGGTGGCACAGTAATGGCGCCGGGTGATAAGATCGATTCTTCCAGG GACAAACTGGGTATTCAAGGTCATGGCTTAATGACAACCTGCTCTCACGATGGTTCCCTTGGGGTGCCATCCAGCGAGCCCTCTCCCTCTGTTTCCCGACCTTCTACGGCCACGTCGGGCGATAGCCCCGCTGAAGGAATTAGCAGCATCTCGATGCCTCCGGAAGCGGTTGGCGTTTTAGAAACTGTTATAAACATGAATAAAGCATTAGAACAACAGATAGACGCTTTACGAATGAGATTAACCGTTGAAGCAAAGAATCATGAcacagaaaaatacaaaataattaaagaGAAAGAAAGAGAGCTAGATAAGAAGGAAGATGAAATAATTGATCTGAAAGATTCATTAGTTCATAGAGATGAAAGAGTTACTGTTTTAGTAAAAGAGGGACATGAAAAAGACTTCCAAATTCagcaaaaagagaaagaaataaaTGATTTGAAAGAACTTGTTAAACAAACAGAAGGCTACGCAGAGCAATTGCAGAAAAGAGTCGGAAGACTCAAAGATGACAAAAATAAATTGGAATCAGATAGTGCTTACAAAGAGCAAAGCGAAGAAATACGAAAGCTTAAACATGAAATAGTGTCTATGAAAGAGAAAGTCGCATCAATGGAAAGAGAACTTGGAAGAGCCAGACTAGTCATAGatcaacaaaacacaaaaataaaaggaCTTGAAGCGGAAAAGGGTGCTATTAGTGAAAAGTTTAAAGAAGAACTTGAACGAGCTGGTAGAGCGATGCGATCAGAAGTGGAAAGGATGAGAGAGGTGATGAAACAGCAGTATATGGAAATGAGAAATTTACGAgaacaaaactttgaaatatcAAGTGATGTTAGAGACATTAAAGATATACTGTTAAAAGGTACAATAAAACAGGAACCTGAGATAAAAACCAAGACTACAGAAAAGATTGATGTTAACAACTTCAAATCACCGCGACCGATGCACAAGAGTCCAAATTTTGGTATGCGGATGCCTCTGACATCACGGCAGGCACCGCCACCAAAGCCAAACGGAGCGGTTCGAACCTCAATGCCCACAATGTCAACGACAAGAGGGACAACGCAAGGGAAAACACAGGGCTTGCCACCAATCACTAAACCGAGTGAAAACACTACTGGGAAATGGATACCGGCTGGAGGAACGCACAAGCAGGCGACACTCAATGTTCGTTCTGCAAAGGGCGGGAGACGATAG
- the LOC123525445 gene encoding chromosome partition protein Smc-like isoform X3, with translation MNKLTLYYKGSAMATGGTVMAPGDKIDSSRDKLGIQGHGLMTTCSHDGSLGVPSSEPSPSVSRPSTATSGDSPAEGISSISMPPEAVGVLETVINMNKALEQQIDALRMRLTVEAKNHDTEKYKIIKEKERELDKKEDEIIDLKDSLVHRDERVTVLVKEGHEKDFQIQQKEKEINDLKELVKQTEGYAEQLQKRVGRLKDDKNKLESDSAYKEQSEEIRKLKHEIVSMKEKVASMERELGRARLVIDQQNTKIKGLEAEKGAISEKFKEELERAGRAMRSEVERMREVMKQQYMEMRNLREQNFEISSDVRDIKDILLKGTIKQEPEIKTKTTEKIDVNNFKSPRPMHKSPNFGMRMPLTSRQAPPPKPNGAVRTSMPTMSTTRGTTQGKTQGLPPITKPSENTTGKWIPAGGTHKQATLNVRSAKGGRR, from the exons GATCTGCCATGGCGACGGGTGGCACAGTAATGGCGCCGGGTGATAAGATCGATTCTTCCAGG GACAAACTGGGTATTCAAGGTCATGGCTTAATGACAACCTGCTCTCACGATGGTTCCCTTGGGGTGCCATCCAGCGAGCCCTCTCCCTCTGTTTCCCGACCTTCTACGGCCACGTCGGGCGATAGCCCCGCTGAAGGAATTAGCAGCATCTCGATGCCTCCGGAAGCGGTTGGCGTTTTAGAAACTGTTATAAACATGAATAAAGCATTAGAACAACAGATAGACGCTTTACGAATGAGATTAACCGTTGAAGCAAAGAATCATGAcacagaaaaatacaaaataattaaagaGAAAGAAAGAGAGCTAGATAAGAAGGAAGATGAAATAATTGATCTGAAAGATTCATTAGTTCATAGAGATGAAAGAGTTACTGTTTTAGTAAAAGAGGGACATGAAAAAGACTTCCAAATTCagcaaaaagagaaagaaataaaTGATTTGAAAGAACTTGTTAAACAAACAGAAGGCTACGCAGAGCAATTGCAGAAAAGAGTCGGAAGACTCAAAGATGACAAAAATAAATTGGAATCAGATAGTGCTTACAAAGAGCAAAGCGAAGAAATACGAAAGCTTAAACATGAAATAGTGTCTATGAAAGAGAAAGTCGCATCAATGGAAAGAGAACTTGGAAGAGCCAGACTAGTCATAGatcaacaaaacacaaaaataaaaggaCTTGAAGCGGAAAAGGGTGCTATTAGTGAAAAGTTTAAAGAAGAACTTGAACGAGCTGGTAGAGCGATGCGATCAGAAGTGGAAAGGATGAGAGAGGTGATGAAACAGCAGTATATGGAAATGAGAAATTTACGAgaacaaaactttgaaatatcAAGTGATGTTAGAGACATTAAAGATATACTGTTAAAAGGTACAATAAAACAGGAACCTGAGATAAAAACCAAGACTACAGAAAAGATTGATGTTAACAACTTCAAATCACCGCGACCGATGCACAAGAGTCCAAATTTTGGTATGCGGATGCCTCTGACATCACGGCAGGCACCGCCACCAAAGCCAAACGGAGCGGTTCGAACCTCAATGCCCACAATGTCAACGACAAGAGGGACAACGCAAGGGAAAACACAGGGCTTGCCACCAATCACTAAACCGAGTGAAAACACTACTGGGAAATGGATACCGGCTGGAGGAACGCACAAGCAGGCGACACTCAATGTTCGTTCTGCAAAGGGCGGGAGACGATAG
- the LOC123525445 gene encoding chromosome partition protein Smc-like isoform X1: MMDSKTKALRMAHDIILRRIGSAMATGGTVMAPGDKIDSSRDKLGIQGHGLMTTCSHDGSLGVPSSEPSPSVSRPSTATSGDSPAEGISSISMPPEAVGVLETVINMNKALEQQIDALRMRLTVEAKNHDTEKYKIIKEKERELDKKEDEIIDLKDSLVHRDERVTVLVKEGHEKDFQIQQKEKEINDLKELVKQTEGYAEQLQKRVGRLKDDKNKLESDSAYKEQSEEIRKLKHEIVSMKEKVASMERELGRARLVIDQQNTKIKGLEAEKGAISEKFKEELERAGRAMRSEVERMREVMKQQYMEMRNLREQNFEISSDVRDIKDILLKGTIKQEPEIKTKTTEKIDVNNFKSPRPMHKSPNFGMRMPLTSRQAPPPKPNGAVRTSMPTMSTTRGTTQGKTQGLPPITKPSENTTGKWIPAGGTHKQATLNVRSAKGGRR, translated from the exons ATGATGGATTCCAAAACTAAGGCTTTAAGGATGGCGCACGATATTATTCTGCGAAGGATTG GATCTGCCATGGCGACGGGTGGCACAGTAATGGCGCCGGGTGATAAGATCGATTCTTCCAGG GACAAACTGGGTATTCAAGGTCATGGCTTAATGACAACCTGCTCTCACGATGGTTCCCTTGGGGTGCCATCCAGCGAGCCCTCTCCCTCTGTTTCCCGACCTTCTACGGCCACGTCGGGCGATAGCCCCGCTGAAGGAATTAGCAGCATCTCGATGCCTCCGGAAGCGGTTGGCGTTTTAGAAACTGTTATAAACATGAATAAAGCATTAGAACAACAGATAGACGCTTTACGAATGAGATTAACCGTTGAAGCAAAGAATCATGAcacagaaaaatacaaaataattaaagaGAAAGAAAGAGAGCTAGATAAGAAGGAAGATGAAATAATTGATCTGAAAGATTCATTAGTTCATAGAGATGAAAGAGTTACTGTTTTAGTAAAAGAGGGACATGAAAAAGACTTCCAAATTCagcaaaaagagaaagaaataaaTGATTTGAAAGAACTTGTTAAACAAACAGAAGGCTACGCAGAGCAATTGCAGAAAAGAGTCGGAAGACTCAAAGATGACAAAAATAAATTGGAATCAGATAGTGCTTACAAAGAGCAAAGCGAAGAAATACGAAAGCTTAAACATGAAATAGTGTCTATGAAAGAGAAAGTCGCATCAATGGAAAGAGAACTTGGAAGAGCCAGACTAGTCATAGatcaacaaaacacaaaaataaaaggaCTTGAAGCGGAAAAGGGTGCTATTAGTGAAAAGTTTAAAGAAGAACTTGAACGAGCTGGTAGAGCGATGCGATCAGAAGTGGAAAGGATGAGAGAGGTGATGAAACAGCAGTATATGGAAATGAGAAATTTACGAgaacaaaactttgaaatatcAAGTGATGTTAGAGACATTAAAGATATACTGTTAAAAGGTACAATAAAACAGGAACCTGAGATAAAAACCAAGACTACAGAAAAGATTGATGTTAACAACTTCAAATCACCGCGACCGATGCACAAGAGTCCAAATTTTGGTATGCGGATGCCTCTGACATCACGGCAGGCACCGCCACCAAAGCCAAACGGAGCGGTTCGAACCTCAATGCCCACAATGTCAACGACAAGAGGGACAACGCAAGGGAAAACACAGGGCTTGCCACCAATCACTAAACCGAGTGAAAACACTACTGGGAAATGGATACCGGCTGGAGGAACGCACAAGCAGGCGACACTCAATGTTCGTTCTGCAAAGGGCGGGAGACGATAG
- the LOC123525445 gene encoding chromosome partition protein Smc-like isoform X4 has translation MATGGTVMAPGDKIDSSRDKLGIQGHGLMTTCSHDGSLGVPSSEPSPSVSRPSTATSGDSPAEGISSISMPPEAVGVLETVINMNKALEQQIDALRMRLTVEAKNHDTEKYKIIKEKERELDKKEDEIIDLKDSLVHRDERVTVLVKEGHEKDFQIQQKEKEINDLKELVKQTEGYAEQLQKRVGRLKDDKNKLESDSAYKEQSEEIRKLKHEIVSMKEKVASMERELGRARLVIDQQNTKIKGLEAEKGAISEKFKEELERAGRAMRSEVERMREVMKQQYMEMRNLREQNFEISSDVRDIKDILLKGTIKQEPEIKTKTTEKIDVNNFKSPRPMHKSPNFGMRMPLTSRQAPPPKPNGAVRTSMPTMSTTRGTTQGKTQGLPPITKPSENTTGKWIPAGGTHKQATLNVRSAKGGRR, from the exons ATGGCGACGGGTGGCACAGTAATGGCGCCGGGTGATAAGATCGATTCTTCCAGG GACAAACTGGGTATTCAAGGTCATGGCTTAATGACAACCTGCTCTCACGATGGTTCCCTTGGGGTGCCATCCAGCGAGCCCTCTCCCTCTGTTTCCCGACCTTCTACGGCCACGTCGGGCGATAGCCCCGCTGAAGGAATTAGCAGCATCTCGATGCCTCCGGAAGCGGTTGGCGTTTTAGAAACTGTTATAAACATGAATAAAGCATTAGAACAACAGATAGACGCTTTACGAATGAGATTAACCGTTGAAGCAAAGAATCATGAcacagaaaaatacaaaataattaaagaGAAAGAAAGAGAGCTAGATAAGAAGGAAGATGAAATAATTGATCTGAAAGATTCATTAGTTCATAGAGATGAAAGAGTTACTGTTTTAGTAAAAGAGGGACATGAAAAAGACTTCCAAATTCagcaaaaagagaaagaaataaaTGATTTGAAAGAACTTGTTAAACAAACAGAAGGCTACGCAGAGCAATTGCAGAAAAGAGTCGGAAGACTCAAAGATGACAAAAATAAATTGGAATCAGATAGTGCTTACAAAGAGCAAAGCGAAGAAATACGAAAGCTTAAACATGAAATAGTGTCTATGAAAGAGAAAGTCGCATCAATGGAAAGAGAACTTGGAAGAGCCAGACTAGTCATAGatcaacaaaacacaaaaataaaaggaCTTGAAGCGGAAAAGGGTGCTATTAGTGAAAAGTTTAAAGAAGAACTTGAACGAGCTGGTAGAGCGATGCGATCAGAAGTGGAAAGGATGAGAGAGGTGATGAAACAGCAGTATATGGAAATGAGAAATTTACGAgaacaaaactttgaaatatcAAGTGATGTTAGAGACATTAAAGATATACTGTTAAAAGGTACAATAAAACAGGAACCTGAGATAAAAACCAAGACTACAGAAAAGATTGATGTTAACAACTTCAAATCACCGCGACCGATGCACAAGAGTCCAAATTTTGGTATGCGGATGCCTCTGACATCACGGCAGGCACCGCCACCAAAGCCAAACGGAGCGGTTCGAACCTCAATGCCCACAATGTCAACGACAAGAGGGACAACGCAAGGGAAAACACAGGGCTTGCCACCAATCACTAAACCGAGTGAAAACACTACTGGGAAATGGATACCGGCTGGAGGAACGCACAAGCAGGCGACACTCAATGTTCGTTCTGCAAAGGGCGGGAGACGATAG